Proteins co-encoded in one Spirosoma endbachense genomic window:
- a CDS encoding DUF3472 domain-containing protein, producing MQSGIVTFLYAFVVSVACASNEPSPAGKTLHLSNLADTTLSIPLAGNGFITQTVSGGSEVITAQGLTNWRNPGSTASIYFRLDKTEKMAVSIRAKVPSGTSTIKVSVNGKPFTISLTAPDFQTIPIGSITVPAAGYVKVDLQGVNKTGDSYGEISDLIITGPAATSNVVFANDPATYYWSRRGPSVHLKYTPPAATEVEWFYNEITVPSGEDNIGSYYMANGFSGGYFGIQVNSATERRILFSVWDPSTGKTTLVRKGPNVTDNGFDGEGTGGQSYLKYNWKAGTSYRFLTHGVPDGSGNTLFSSWFFAPEVGNWQFIATWKKPNTTTYLTGLYSFLENFNDKVGYTGRKAFYTNQWVRSTTGNWIELATASFTGDATAKNRQRLDYAGGVENGQFFLQNGGFFANPVPLNKSLSRPATGQPPAVDLHSLPNVLP from the coding sequence ATGCAATCTGGCATCGTCACGTTTCTATATGCTTTCGTAGTGTCGGTAGCCTGCGCATCCAATGAGCCCTCTCCAGCGGGAAAAACGTTGCATTTGTCTAATCTGGCCGATACGACGCTATCCATTCCACTAGCCGGAAATGGATTCATCACGCAGACAGTTTCGGGTGGATCTGAGGTTATTACAGCTCAGGGCCTAACCAATTGGCGTAATCCAGGAAGTACGGCCAGCATTTATTTCCGCCTGGATAAAACCGAAAAAATGGCAGTTTCTATACGGGCGAAAGTGCCATCTGGAACGAGTACGATCAAGGTTTCGGTCAATGGGAAACCATTCACGATCAGCCTGACAGCGCCTGATTTTCAAACGATACCCATCGGATCGATCACGGTTCCTGCCGCCGGATACGTTAAGGTCGATTTACAGGGCGTCAATAAAACCGGCGATTCATATGGTGAGATTTCCGACCTGATCATCACCGGCCCTGCAGCCACTTCCAACGTCGTTTTCGCCAATGATCCGGCTACTTATTACTGGTCGCGACGAGGGCCTTCCGTTCACCTCAAATACACCCCTCCGGCTGCTACAGAGGTGGAGTGGTTTTATAACGAAATAACGGTTCCATCTGGCGAAGACAACATAGGCTCGTATTACATGGCCAATGGTTTTTCGGGTGGTTACTTTGGTATTCAGGTAAATAGCGCAACCGAACGACGCATCCTGTTTTCGGTCTGGGACCCTTCGACAGGCAAGACTACACTCGTCCGAAAAGGCCCCAACGTCACTGACAATGGATTCGACGGTGAAGGAACTGGCGGGCAGAGCTATCTGAAATACAACTGGAAAGCCGGAACCTCATATAGATTTCTAACTCATGGCGTACCGGATGGATCAGGAAACACCCTGTTCTCGTCCTGGTTCTTCGCTCCGGAAGTCGGGAACTGGCAGTTTATTGCAACCTGGAAAAAGCCCAATACAACCACCTACCTGACCGGGCTTTACTCCTTTCTGGAAAATTTCAACGATAAGGTTGGGTATACCGGGCGAAAAGCTTTTTATACGAATCAGTGGGTCAGGAGTACGACTGGCAACTGGATCGAACTGGCAACTGCTTCGTTTACCGGGGACGCAACCGCTAAAAACAGGCAGCGACTGGACTATGCGGGTGGGGTCGA
- a CDS encoding RagB/SusD family nutrient uptake outer membrane protein, with the protein MIPIFSRFMMLGCVLLASGCSIDKTAYNGLSEEVILQNAQGLRAATDGNYTFLKDSDFTRNLFIMNEYPGDNLTLSGTTTDPLFLTYTYRHTSDQGNSLQIYRKGYQVIVGCNKVIGAIKEGTSKELDQLLGENLFLRAMVHFDLVRLFGRPYNQSPETNPGVIIKTDTKADDDASRATVKDVYTFVINDLTKAAQLMTSVRTNSYASAASAYALLSRVSLYMNDNANAINYANKVIADGRFTLSTPTQVPDFYSVENEQNREIILAIKHTLKDDRGFSAIGSMYYTSPGGVGWGEVYASQAYQDLVNKYPNDQRRVFLVRKLTAQGLQEKRNGIDKVYITKFSNQGGIPTLSSPVLLRLSEMYLNRAEAYAKTGELAKAIEDVNLIRKRAGLNGTDLYSATDLKGLPTVLDVVLQERRLELAFEGHRPYDLYRNNLNLVRNYPGYHNTQTGQQTVAPDDKQLVHLIPEAEITLNRNLKQNPL; encoded by the coding sequence ATGATACCTATTTTTTCACGCTTTATGATGCTGGGATGCGTACTGTTAGCGTCCGGATGCAGTATCGACAAAACTGCCTACAACGGCCTTTCTGAAGAAGTTATTCTGCAGAACGCCCAGGGGCTACGGGCCGCCACGGATGGCAATTATACCTTCCTGAAAGATTCAGACTTTACTCGTAACCTGTTCATTATGAACGAGTATCCGGGTGACAACCTGACGCTAAGCGGCACTACGACTGACCCGCTATTTTTGACCTATACGTATCGTCATACGTCAGATCAGGGCAATTCGCTCCAGATTTACCGGAAAGGCTATCAGGTTATTGTGGGTTGCAACAAAGTAATTGGTGCCATTAAAGAAGGAACATCAAAAGAGCTGGATCAGCTTTTGGGTGAGAACCTGTTCCTGCGGGCTATGGTCCATTTTGACCTGGTTCGGCTGTTTGGTCGTCCTTACAATCAGAGTCCGGAAACAAATCCTGGCGTCATTATCAAAACCGATACCAAAGCCGACGACGATGCCAGTCGGGCAACGGTGAAAGATGTGTACACCTTTGTCATCAATGATCTGACCAAAGCGGCCCAACTCATGACCAGTGTCCGTACGAACAGTTACGCCAGTGCCGCTTCGGCTTATGCGTTACTGTCGCGGGTATCACTGTACATGAATGATAATGCGAATGCGATCAACTACGCGAATAAGGTCATTGCCGATGGTCGGTTTACGCTCTCTACCCCAACGCAGGTACCGGATTTCTATTCGGTTGAGAATGAGCAAAACCGGGAAATTATTCTGGCGATCAAGCACACGCTGAAAGATGACCGGGGCTTTAGTGCCATTGGCTCCATGTATTATACCTCGCCGGGTGGTGTTGGCTGGGGTGAAGTATATGCGTCCCAGGCCTACCAGGATCTGGTCAACAAGTATCCGAATGATCAGCGCCGGGTTTTTCTGGTTCGTAAGCTGACGGCACAGGGCCTGCAGGAAAAACGGAATGGGATCGATAAAGTGTATATCACCAAGTTTTCGAATCAGGGTGGCATTCCTACGCTGAGTTCGCCAGTCCTGCTTCGCCTGTCGGAAATGTATCTGAACCGGGCCGAAGCGTATGCCAAAACGGGTGAACTGGCAAAAGCCATCGAAGACGTAAACCTTATTCGCAAACGGGCCGGATTGAACGGAACCGACCTCTACTCGGCTACGGATCTGAAAGGATTGCCGACTGTACTGGACGTGGTGTTGCAGGAGCGACGGCTGGAACTGGCTTTTGAAGGCCACCGCCCCTACGATTTATACCGCAACAACCTGAATCTGGTTCGCAACTACCCCGGCTATCACAATACCCAGACCGGCCAGCAAACGGTTGCTCCCGACGATAAGCAGCTTGTCCACCTGATCCCGGAAGCCGAGATTACCCTGAATCGCAATCTGAAGCAGAATCCATTATAA
- a CDS encoding SusC/RagA family TonB-linked outer membrane protein translates to MSNLFVKALLLTLCLSISGFAQQVTFTGLVRDDTGQPLPGATIVVRGTTQGTTTNAQGTFSVRATATDVLEISSIGFQGTTLTVGNRTNAEITLKKADTMLDEVVVLGYTSTRQKTLTGAAQAVSAKELKDVTANNVGQLLQGKAAGVFVGNSSGDPRTPPKILIRGVGTLTASSNPLYVVDGVIGGIPNPSDIESITVLKDASATALYGARASNGVIVVTTRRGASGRTQVTARLNKGVGYLSLGNFRLLDGQQLYSLQKQVFQRDRPTANVNDYLPTPEKNANTNWFDKAFRPASNTLAELSASGGNDKSRFFLSGNYYQEDGILKETGLDRFGLRLNFSHNVSEKFRVSLNTAGTYTRGYDNSGGSLYGAYTYLPYDDPYLNGQPYNPVTGAKTWYGRDNANFIYNQQYGTFKENTLSGDLLLKAEYDLLPWLTLTTTNRAQTSIYASETSQDLRGNSAADVFGRLTNYTDRSNTLLTSNLLRFRHSFAGGHSLDGLAGYEYQTYYYQSLGATGKGIFSGLNILDATSQAESINGTKTDNAFSSYLFQANYGYNEKYLVTTSFRRDGSSKFGRNHKYGNFYAVGLTWVASNEAFLRSNPTLNNLKFRLSYGTTGNADGISDYASQGLYNLTGQYAGVPSAYPTRIENPNLSWEVSNNTNFGVDATLWSRLSVSVDLYNRLTDNLLFNRPLQATSGYASITENVGAVLNRGLEVVLSTDILQNSALKWRAELNAGMNRNRVTALYGDRTFVANNMRPFAIDQPLNSWYMRRWAGVDPQTGSPLWEKVNADGTSTTTGNYNEATIQFIGSNANPKLFGGIRQVLSWKGLELNAFFTYSTGATLYNGDRNLFDNDGAYDRYNLMALQKGWSRWEKQGDIATHPKYVIGGNNNAQRPSSRFLENGNYLRLRNVSLSYDLPTALVKKARLTGVRLTASGDNLFTITKFSGIDPDVTETGEVGTKYPFSKKFVFGVQLSF, encoded by the coding sequence ATGAGCAATCTTTTCGTTAAAGCGTTGCTACTGACGCTATGCCTAAGCATCAGCGGATTTGCGCAGCAAGTGACGTTTACTGGCCTGGTTCGCGACGACACCGGTCAGCCATTACCGGGAGCAACCATCGTGGTTCGTGGCACAACGCAGGGCACAACCACCAATGCCCAGGGTACATTCTCGGTTCGCGCTACAGCAACCGATGTACTGGAAATCAGTTCGATTGGTTTTCAGGGAACAACGCTGACCGTTGGTAATCGCACCAATGCCGAGATTACGCTCAAAAAAGCCGACACCATGCTGGATGAAGTCGTCGTGTTAGGCTACACCTCCACCCGGCAGAAAACCCTGACGGGGGCTGCTCAGGCCGTATCGGCAAAGGAGTTGAAGGACGTAACGGCCAACAACGTTGGTCAGTTGTTACAGGGGAAAGCAGCCGGCGTATTCGTTGGCAATAGCTCGGGCGACCCACGGACTCCACCCAAAATCCTGATTCGGGGTGTGGGTACCCTCACGGCCAGTTCAAATCCGCTTTATGTAGTGGATGGTGTTATTGGCGGCATTCCAAACCCCAGTGACATTGAATCGATTACGGTGCTTAAAGATGCTTCGGCAACAGCGCTGTATGGAGCGCGGGCCTCAAACGGAGTTATCGTTGTTACGACGCGCCGGGGGGCTTCGGGCAGAACGCAGGTTACGGCTCGATTAAATAAAGGGGTCGGATATCTGAGTCTGGGAAACTTTCGATTACTCGACGGTCAACAGTTGTATTCACTGCAGAAACAGGTTTTTCAGCGCGACCGGCCAACAGCCAATGTCAATGATTACCTGCCTACACCGGAAAAGAACGCCAATACCAACTGGTTCGATAAGGCGTTTCGACCCGCCAGCAACACACTGGCCGAGCTAAGTGCATCGGGAGGCAACGACAAATCCCGTTTTTTTCTGAGCGGCAACTACTATCAGGAAGATGGTATTTTGAAAGAAACTGGATTGGATCGCTTTGGGCTACGGCTCAATTTCAGCCATAACGTGAGTGAAAAGTTTCGCGTTAGCCTGAACACGGCTGGAACTTACACGCGTGGATACGATAACAGCGGTGGCTCGCTCTATGGCGCTTACACCTACCTGCCCTACGACGACCCTTACCTGAATGGCCAGCCTTATAATCCGGTTACCGGGGCTAAAACATGGTATGGCCGTGATAATGCCAACTTCATCTACAATCAGCAATATGGCACCTTCAAGGAGAACACGCTTTCGGGCGATCTGCTCCTGAAAGCGGAATACGACCTGCTTCCCTGGCTCACGCTAACCACAACCAACCGGGCGCAGACTTCCATTTATGCCAGCGAAACCAGTCAGGATTTGCGGGGTAACAGTGCTGCCGATGTGTTCGGGCGGCTGACCAACTACACCGACCGCAGCAATACATTGCTCACCTCAAATCTGCTTCGCTTCCGCCACAGTTTCGCAGGTGGCCATAGTTTGGATGGGCTGGCGGGTTACGAGTATCAGACGTACTACTATCAGTCGCTGGGCGCTACTGGCAAGGGGATTTTTTCGGGACTCAATATCCTGGACGCTACATCGCAGGCCGAGAGCATCAATGGTACCAAAACAGATAATGCTTTTTCATCGTATCTGTTTCAGGCGAATTACGGCTATAACGAGAAATACCTTGTAACGACTTCGTTTCGACGGGACGGCTCCTCGAAATTTGGGCGCAACCACAAATACGGTAATTTCTACGCTGTTGGGCTGACCTGGGTGGCCTCCAACGAAGCATTCCTGCGGAGCAATCCTACGTTGAATAACCTGAAATTCCGGCTGAGTTACGGTACAACCGGTAACGCCGATGGCATCAGTGATTATGCGTCACAGGGCTTGTATAACCTCACGGGCCAGTATGCCGGCGTACCGTCGGCTTATCCAACCCGAATCGAAAATCCGAACCTGTCCTGGGAAGTATCGAACAATACGAATTTCGGAGTTGACGCTACATTATGGAGTCGCCTGTCAGTCTCGGTCGATCTGTATAACCGCCTGACAGACAACCTGCTCTTCAATCGTCCGTTGCAGGCTACCAGCGGCTATGCGTCCATTACAGAGAACGTTGGAGCCGTATTGAACCGGGGGCTTGAGGTCGTTTTATCCACTGATATTCTTCAGAATTCGGCCCTGAAGTGGCGGGCGGAACTCAACGCAGGCATGAACCGCAACCGGGTTACCGCCCTCTACGGCGACCGAACCTTTGTAGCGAACAACATGCGCCCGTTCGCCATCGACCAGCCCCTGAACAGTTGGTACATGCGTCGCTGGGCGGGCGTCGATCCGCAGACTGGCTCACCACTCTGGGAAAAAGTGAATGCCGACGGCACATCGACGACAACGGGTAATTACAACGAAGCGACGATTCAGTTTATCGGTAGCAACGCCAACCCGAAACTGTTCGGTGGTATCCGGCAGGTGTTGAGCTGGAAAGGTCTTGAGCTGAATGCGTTCTTCACCTACTCGACGGGGGCGACGCTGTATAATGGCGACCGAAACCTGTTCGACAACGATGGTGCGTATGACCGCTATAACCTGATGGCTTTGCAGAAAGGCTGGAGCCGATGGGAAAAACAAGGTGATATTGCCACACACCCGAAGTACGTGATTGGCGGCAACAACAATGCCCAGCGTCCTTCGTCGCGTTTTCTCGAAAATGGCAATTATCTCCGCTTGCGCAACGTCAGCCTGAGCTACGATCTACCGACAGCTTTAGTGAAAAAAGCCAGGCTTACCGGCGTCAGACTGACTGCATCGGGCGATAACCTGTTCACGATCACGAAATTTTCGGGTATTGACCCCGACGTGACAGAAACGGGCGAGGTCGGCACGAAATACCCCTTCAGCAAAAAGTTTGTTTTTGGCGTTCAACTCAGCTTCTAA
- a CDS encoding Gfo/Idh/MocA family protein: protein MTTTRRSFLRTAALSSAAVPLIPSLFTSASANNHLPALSKVRLGFIGVGARGRSHLQQALFREDVEITAICDTDPKSIAKANAMIEKAGRKTPPAYTTGDEAFLQMLKREDIDGVVIATPWEWHTPMAVATMKAGKYAGLEVSATVTLKESWDLVNAYEKSGSHCMLLENVCYRRDVMAILNMVRQGMFGEMTYAHCGYEHDLRNIKFNDGQSIGGIGAEFGTKGFSEAHWRTQHSVDRNGDLYPTHGLGPVAHWLNINRGNRFTHLTSTATKSRGLHKYVVDKGGPDHPNAKVNFKLGDVVTTVVECANGENIVIIHDTNSPRPYSLGFRAQGTQGIWMDDGDTIYLEGVSPKPHQWESFNTYQEKYDHPLWKQHAQTAQNSGHGGIDFFVLRGFIESIKNQVAPPIDVYDAAAWSAISPLSEQSIAGGSKPMEIPDFTRGKWKTNKPIFGLNEVY from the coding sequence ATGACAACTACGCGTCGTTCTTTTCTGCGGACTGCTGCTCTGAGTAGCGCTGCCGTTCCCCTTATTCCATCGTTATTTACATCAGCCTCAGCCAATAATCACTTACCTGCTTTATCAAAAGTACGACTAGGGTTCATCGGTGTTGGCGCTCGCGGGCGCAGCCATCTCCAGCAGGCATTATTCCGCGAAGATGTAGAGATTACGGCTATTTGCGACACTGATCCGAAGTCTATCGCGAAAGCCAATGCCATGATCGAGAAAGCAGGCCGTAAAACACCACCTGCCTACACAACCGGCGACGAAGCGTTCCTGCAGATGCTCAAACGTGAAGACATTGATGGTGTTGTGATTGCTACGCCCTGGGAATGGCATACACCAATGGCTGTTGCAACCATGAAAGCGGGCAAATATGCTGGTCTGGAAGTATCGGCCACGGTTACGCTGAAAGAATCCTGGGATCTGGTCAATGCTTATGAAAAGAGCGGCTCTCACTGTATGCTGCTCGAAAACGTATGCTACCGGCGCGATGTAATGGCCATTCTCAACATGGTTCGTCAGGGTATGTTCGGTGAAATGACCTACGCCCACTGCGGTTATGAACATGATCTGCGGAATATTAAATTCAACGATGGCCAGTCGATCGGGGGCATTGGTGCTGAATTTGGCACGAAAGGTTTCTCGGAAGCGCATTGGCGCACCCAGCATTCTGTTGATCGGAATGGCGACCTCTACCCTACCCACGGTCTCGGACCAGTTGCTCACTGGCTCAATATTAACCGAGGTAATCGGTTTACGCACCTGACCTCAACGGCCACAAAATCAAGGGGATTGCATAAATACGTTGTCGATAAAGGCGGGCCGGATCATCCGAACGCAAAGGTCAATTTCAAGCTGGGCGATGTGGTCACAACGGTAGTCGAGTGCGCCAATGGTGAGAATATTGTCATTATTCATGATACGAACTCGCCCCGCCCTTATTCGCTGGGTTTCCGGGCCCAGGGCACGCAGGGGATATGGATGGACGATGGCGATACGATTTATCTAGAAGGCGTTAGTCCTAAACCGCACCAGTGGGAGTCGTTTAACACTTATCAGGAAAAATACGACCATCCGCTCTGGAAACAGCACGCTCAAACGGCACAGAATTCCGGGCATGGTGGCATCGATTTCTTTGTGCTGCGTGGCTTCATCGAATCTATCAAAAATCAGGTCGCTCCACCCATCGATGTCTACGACGCTGCGGCCTGGAGTGCCATCAGCCCCCTGTCGGAACAAAGCATTGCGGGAGGCAGCAAACCCATGGAAATCCCTGATTTCACCAGGGGTAAGTGGAAAACCAATAAGCCTATTTTCGGCCTGAATGAGGTCTATTAA
- a CDS encoding LacI family DNA-binding transcriptional regulator, whose amino-acid sequence MKETITIKEIARRLRISPSTVSRALQDNPRISQTTREAVRALAGELKYFPSTTARNLRSGKTGVFAMVLPEIRENFFSEVVNGVEELAFSHQYTVALYQSHDLFEREKQILAVLASNRVDGIMLSVAKESQQFQHVQDLIDRGIPVVLFDRIPPKIEAHQVGCDIEKGAYDATKWLAHRGFRRIALLNGPHPLVASEDRYRGYIKALVEEQLPVENALIKRVDLTTEDITEKMTQLLMSANRPDAVLAFNDYVALDAMQVCRRQGLRINEDISFVSFANLPLNTYLEHPPLASVEQHPYQIGLKAAEILLSITDPKTDDPDKGFQRVMLEPELIIRNG is encoded by the coding sequence ATGAAAGAAACAATTACAATCAAGGAAATTGCCCGTCGGTTACGTATCTCACCGTCTACTGTTTCGCGGGCTTTGCAGGATAATCCGCGTATTAGCCAGACAACCCGCGAGGCTGTTCGTGCTTTGGCAGGTGAGTTAAAGTATTTTCCGAGTACCACGGCCCGTAACCTGCGGAGTGGAAAGACGGGTGTTTTCGCGATGGTGCTGCCCGAAATCAGGGAGAATTTTTTCTCGGAAGTGGTCAACGGTGTCGAAGAACTGGCGTTTAGCCACCAGTATACCGTTGCCCTCTATCAATCGCATGATCTGTTCGAGCGGGAAAAGCAGATTCTGGCGGTGCTGGCGTCAAATCGGGTCGATGGGATCATGCTGTCGGTGGCGAAAGAGTCGCAGCAATTTCAGCACGTTCAGGATCTGATTGACCGGGGCATTCCCGTGGTTTTATTCGACCGGATTCCACCAAAAATTGAGGCTCATCAGGTGGGCTGTGATATTGAGAAAGGCGCTTATGACGCCACAAAGTGGTTAGCGCATCGTGGGTTTCGCCGGATTGCCCTACTGAATGGACCTCACCCCCTGGTGGCCAGTGAAGACCGGTATCGGGGCTATATCAAGGCGCTGGTCGAAGAGCAGTTGCCGGTCGAAAATGCACTGATCAAGCGGGTCGATCTGACCACTGAAGATATTACGGAGAAAATGACCCAATTGCTGATGTCGGCGAATCGGCCCGATGCGGTGCTGGCTTTTAACGATTATGTAGCCCTGGATGCGATGCAGGTTTGTAGAAGGCAGGGTTTGCGCATCAATGAAGATATTTCGTTCGTCAGTTTTGCCAACCTTCCACTCAATACCTATCTGGAGCACCCGCCATTGGCTTCCGTTGAGCAGCACCCCTATCAGATTGGACTGAAAGCGGCTGAAATTCTGCTGTCCATCACTGATCCTAAAACAGACGATCCTGACAAAGGCTTTCAGCGGGTTATGCTGGAACCGGAGTTGATCATTCGAAATGGGTAG
- the kbl gene encoding glycine C-acetyltransferase translates to MYGTIKEQLQQELNAIKEAGLYKSERIIVSPQSAVIAIHDGREALNFCANNYLGLSSHPDVVAAAHDTLDSHGFGMSSVRFICGTQDIHKELERRTAEFVGAEDSILYAAAFDANGGVFEPLLGEEDAIISDELNHASIIDGIRLCKAKRFRYKHNDMADLETQLKAASTSRRTLIVTDGVFSMDGTIAQLDKICDLADQYGAMVMVDECHASGFMGKTGRGTPEYRNVLGRIDIITGTYGKALGGASGGFTAARKEIVELLRQRSRPYLFSNTLAPSIVGASLKVLDILEGSTALRDKLENNTRYFREAMTAAGFDILPGEHPIVPIMLYDAPLAQEFAARLLQEGIYVIGFFYPVVPNGKARIRVQISAGHEPAHLQQAVAAFTKVGQELGVISAEQPELG, encoded by the coding sequence ATGTACGGAACGATCAAAGAACAACTTCAGCAAGAACTAAACGCGATTAAAGAAGCCGGTCTCTATAAGTCCGAACGTATCATTGTATCGCCCCAATCGGCCGTTATTGCCATTCACGACGGTCGGGAGGCTTTAAACTTCTGTGCCAATAATTACCTTGGCCTATCGTCTCACCCGGATGTAGTGGCGGCTGCTCATGACACCCTGGACAGTCACGGATTCGGTATGTCGTCGGTGCGGTTCATCTGCGGAACGCAGGATATCCATAAAGAACTGGAACGCCGAACTGCTGAGTTTGTCGGGGCTGAAGACAGCATTCTATACGCTGCTGCCTTCGATGCAAACGGTGGCGTGTTCGAGCCGTTGCTAGGCGAAGAAGACGCGATCATTTCGGATGAGCTTAACCACGCGTCCATCATTGATGGCATTCGGTTGTGTAAGGCGAAACGATTCCGCTACAAACACAACGACATGGCCGACCTGGAAACCCAGTTGAAAGCCGCTTCAACATCACGCCGTACGTTGATCGTTACGGATGGGGTTTTCTCCATGGACGGCACCATCGCCCAACTGGATAAAATCTGCGATCTGGCCGATCAATATGGTGCGATGGTCATGGTTGATGAATGCCATGCCAGCGGTTTTATGGGCAAAACGGGCCGTGGTACACCGGAGTACCGAAATGTGCTGGGCCGTATCGACATCATTACCGGCACCTACGGCAAAGCGCTTGGTGGCGCATCGGGTGGGTTCACGGCGGCTCGCAAAGAAATTGTTGAGCTGCTGCGCCAGCGGTCGCGTCCGTACCTGTTTTCGAATACGTTAGCCCCATCCATAGTTGGCGCATCGCTCAAAGTGCTGGACATTCTGGAAGGTTCTACCGCCCTTCGTGACAAGTTGGAAAACAACACCCGTTATTTCCGGGAAGCCATGACCGCTGCCGGATTTGACATTCTGCCCGGCGAGCATCCCATTGTCCCGATCATGCTCTACGATGCGCCACTGGCGCAGGAGTTTGCCGCCCGACTCCTTCAGGAAGGCATTTACGTCATTGGCTTCTTCTATCCAGTTGTGCCAAACGGGAAAGCCCGGATTCGGGTACAGATTTCGGCAGGTCACGAGCCAGCGCATCTGCAACAGGCCGTAGCTGCTTTTACCAAAGTAGGTCAGGAACTGGGTGTTATTTCGGCCGAGCAACCAGAACTAGGTTAA
- a CDS encoding NAD-dependent epimerase/dehydratase family protein gives MKRETILVIGANGQIGTALLPQLQNRFGVNNVIAADLRKPESDQGIFELLDATKPDALTEVVRRHRVTQIYHLAAVLSAKGESDPLWAWNLNMQTVLNVLEVARLHKIRKLFIPSSIAAFGEHAPKYETPQTAFLDPATVYGISKVAAENWSLYYHKRYGLDVRSIRYPGVISYQSMPGGGTTDYAVSIFHEAVQGHDFECFLAEDTLLPMIYMDDALRATLELMDAPESKISVRTSYNLAGMSFTPAELTAAIQVYFPDFVTYYKPDFRQAIAESWPKTIDDSVARHDWGWKPAFDLARMTQEMIANLTTVYRPLVSVQ, from the coding sequence ATGAAACGAGAAACCATTTTAGTTATCGGTGCAAACGGGCAGATCGGAACAGCCCTGCTCCCGCAATTACAAAACCGATTCGGTGTCAACAATGTCATTGCTGCCGACTTGCGAAAACCAGAATCAGACCAGGGGATTTTTGAATTGCTGGATGCCACCAAACCCGATGCGTTGACCGAGGTTGTTCGTCGGCATCGGGTTACGCAAATCTACCACCTGGCTGCTGTACTGTCGGCAAAGGGTGAAAGCGACCCGCTCTGGGCCTGGAATCTGAATATGCAAACCGTGTTAAATGTACTGGAAGTTGCCCGGCTGCATAAAATCAGAAAACTGTTCATACCCAGCTCGATTGCTGCTTTTGGCGAACACGCACCCAAGTATGAGACTCCCCAAACGGCATTTCTGGACCCGGCTACTGTTTACGGGATTAGTAAAGTAGCGGCCGAAAACTGGTCGCTATACTACCATAAACGGTATGGCCTGGATGTTCGATCCATCCGCTATCCGGGTGTGATCAGCTACCAGTCTATGCCCGGTGGCGGCACTACGGATTATGCGGTATCGATTTTTCATGAGGCTGTTCAGGGGCATGATTTTGAATGCTTTCTGGCAGAAGATACATTGCTGCCGATGATTTACATGGATGATGCCCTGCGCGCTACGCTTGAATTGATGGACGCTCCCGAATCGAAAATCAGCGTCCGGACCTCATACAATCTGGCGGGTATGAGTTTTACGCCCGCCGAACTAACGGCAGCTATTCAGGTATATTTTCCGGATTTTGTAACATATTACAAGCCGGATTTCCGGCAGGCAATTGCTGAATCCTGGCCAAAAACTATCGATGATTCAGTTGCCCGGCATGATTGGGGCTGGAAACCCGCCTTCGATCTGGCCCGAATGACGCAGGAAATGATTGCTAACCTGACAACGGTTTACCGGCCGCTTGTCTCAGTCCAATAA
- a CDS encoding Lrp/AsnC family transcriptional regulator: protein MELIDEIDKKLLRLLQQDAKLTTKELAAQSGLTLSPVYERIKRLEELGFIKQYVAVLNKSLLGQPITTFCQVSMRYHDKAFIDKFEEEIQKLEEVQECYHMAGQVDFLLKIHVGSLNEYHDFVKYKLSQIENIGVLNSTFVLKEIKHNLGYYIP from the coding sequence ATGGAATTAATCGACGAAATCGATAAGAAGCTGTTACGATTGCTTCAGCAGGATGCGAAGTTAACGACGAAGGAACTAGCCGCTCAATCAGGGCTGACGCTGTCGCCGGTTTATGAACGAATCAAACGTCTGGAAGAACTTGGCTTCATCAAGCAATACGTTGCGGTGTTGAATAAGAGCCTGCTGGGGCAACCCATTACGACGTTCTGCCAGGTATCTATGCGCTACCATGACAAAGCGTTTATTGATAAGTTTGAAGAAGAAATACAGAAGCTGGAAGAGGTACAGGAATGCTATCACATGGCCGGACAGGTTGATTTCCTGCTTAAAATACATGTCGGTAGCCTCAATGAATACCATGATTTTGTGAAGTATAAACTTTCTCAGATTGAGAACATTGGCGTGCTCAACAGCACGTTTGTTCTAAAGGAAATCAAGCATAATCTGGGTTATTACATTCCATAG